A single region of the Latilactobacillus curvatus JCM 1096 = DSM 20019 genome encodes:
- the purN gene encoding phosphoribosylglycinamide formyltransferase translates to MKVAIFASGTGSNFEVLADDDALKKAGMEIMNLVCDQPGAPVIEKARQRNVPVTVIRLSDYDDRQHYEAAIVALLAPLQLDYILLAGYMRVITPVLLHAYPQRIINIHPSLLPAFSGLRSIERAYAAQVAETGVTIHYIDEGVDSGPMIVQAKVPLLPGDSLAALEQRVHDTEHAIYPQVVAELIKNQNRRSNSINEKSVGQCFR, encoded by the coding sequence ATGAAAGTGGCGATTTTTGCTTCTGGAACGGGTTCTAACTTTGAAGTACTTGCAGATGATGACGCCTTAAAAAAAGCGGGCATGGAGATTATGAATTTAGTGTGTGACCAGCCGGGCGCACCGGTGATTGAAAAAGCGCGCCAACGAAATGTACCGGTGACGGTCATCCGCTTAAGTGATTATGATGATCGACAACACTATGAAGCAGCAATTGTCGCGCTGTTGGCACCGTTACAGTTGGATTATATATTGCTAGCAGGTTATATGCGGGTGATTACCCCAGTATTGTTGCATGCCTACCCACAACGGATTATCAATATTCATCCATCGTTACTACCGGCCTTTTCTGGGTTACGAAGTATTGAACGGGCCTATGCGGCACAAGTGGCTGAAACGGGCGTTACGATTCACTACATCGATGAAGGTGTCGATAGCGGTCCGATGATTGTCCAAGCAAAAGTACCATTGTTGCCTGGCGATAGTTTAGCCGCATTGGAACAACGCGTGCACGATACAGAGCACGCGATTTATCCGCAAGTTGTTGCTGAATTAATTAAAAACCAAAATAGAAGGAGTAATTCAATCAATGAAAAGAGCGTTGGTCAGTGTTTCAGATAA
- the purD gene encoding phosphoribosylamine--glycine ligase produces the protein MDLLVIGSGAREHTIARALQQSSTVATVYCLPGNPGMQLDGIQTVAIEMTDFAAMIAFAQAKKVAYTIVGPEQPLVAGVVDAFQDAGLAIFGPRKAAAALEGSKTFAKEIMAAAHVPTAAYQAYQTVQAALDALDDVRYPVVIKADGLAAGKGVVIAQNDVSARQTVQAFFEQGVPQLLIEDYLEGEEFSLMALVANNRVYPLPVAQDHKRAFDGDRGPNTGGMGAYCPVPQISDQCVAEAVTTILEPIVATMAERQTPFTGVLYAGLIATQHGVKVIEFNVRFGDPETQVVLPRMTGDWAQVFAQLLKGETPTLQWQLSGITLGVVVASDGYPTQLTTPFVLPTLQQFAKRNSTFSFASVAEQANQLVSAGGRLYTASYSAETLGRASQQVYRDLAQLALPTTFYRQDIGFRTQVK, from the coding sequence ATGGATCTATTAGTAATCGGTAGCGGCGCGCGTGAACACACGATTGCGCGTGCGCTACAGCAGAGTTCAACTGTTGCAACGGTCTATTGTTTGCCGGGCAATCCGGGGATGCAATTGGATGGGATTCAAACAGTTGCGATTGAGATGACTGACTTTGCAGCGATGATTGCCTTTGCGCAGGCCAAAAAGGTCGCCTATACGATTGTTGGGCCTGAACAACCGTTAGTGGCTGGCGTAGTGGATGCTTTTCAAGACGCTGGATTAGCGATCTTTGGACCGCGTAAAGCAGCTGCGGCATTGGAAGGGTCTAAAACTTTCGCCAAAGAAATTATGGCGGCCGCGCATGTGCCAACGGCGGCTTATCAAGCCTATCAGACTGTCCAAGCGGCACTGGATGCCCTCGATGACGTTCGTTATCCCGTTGTGATTAAAGCGGATGGTTTAGCGGCTGGCAAGGGCGTCGTCATCGCTCAAAATGACGTGAGCGCGCGGCAAACTGTTCAGGCGTTCTTTGAACAGGGCGTGCCCCAGTTATTGATAGAAGATTATCTCGAAGGTGAAGAGTTCTCGCTGATGGCGTTGGTGGCGAATAATCGCGTCTATCCATTACCGGTTGCTCAAGATCATAAGCGCGCCTTTGACGGGGATCGTGGGCCTAATACAGGTGGGATGGGCGCTTATTGTCCAGTACCCCAGATTAGTGACCAATGCGTTGCAGAAGCGGTAACGACTATTTTAGAACCGATTGTGGCAACGATGGCTGAACGTCAAACGCCTTTTACCGGTGTCTTGTATGCGGGCTTAATTGCCACACAACACGGGGTGAAAGTGATTGAGTTTAATGTGCGCTTTGGTGATCCTGAAACACAAGTGGTGCTACCACGGATGACGGGCGACTGGGCCCAAGTTTTTGCACAATTATTGAAGGGGGAAACCCCAACGTTACAGTGGCAATTATCAGGCATTACGTTAGGTGTTGTGGTGGCTTCAGATGGTTACCCGACACAATTGACAACGCCGTTTGTTTTACCCACTTTGCAACAATTTGCAAAACGCAACAGCACATTTAGTTTCGCTAGTGTCGCAGAACAAGCCAATCAATTGGTCAGCGCTGGCGGGCGTTTGTATACCGCTAGTTATTCTGCTGAGACGCTAGGCCGAGCTAGTCAACAGGTCTATCGGGATTTAGCGCAACTCGCTTTACCGACGACTTTTTACCGGCAAGACATTGGATTTCGAACGCAAGTGAAATAA
- the rpmA gene encoding 50S ribosomal protein L27, producing MLQMNLQFFSHHKGGGSTTNGRNSAGRRLGSKRADGQTVTAGSILYRQRGTKIHPGENVGRGGDDTLFALIEGVVRFERLGKNKKKVSVYAAEAK from the coding sequence ATGTTACAAATGAATTTACAATTCTTCTCTCACCATAAGGGTGGCGGTTCAACAACTAACGGCCGTAACTCTGCAGGTCGTCGTTTAGGTTCTAAACGTGCTGATGGCCAAACTGTAACAGCTGGTTCAATTCTTTACCGTCAACGCGGTACAAAGATTCATCCAGGTGAAAATGTTGGTCGCGGTGGCGATGACACATTATTTGCTCTTATCGAAGGTGTCGTTCGTTTCGAACGCCTCGGTAAAAACAAGAAAAAGGTTTCTGTATACGCTGCAGAAGCTAAATAA
- the purL gene encoding phosphoribosylformylglycinamidine synthase subunit PurL has product MTVLKQPTAAEIQATKLYQQWGLSDDEYELIRTKILKRLPNYTETGLFSVMWSEHCSYKNSKPVLKKFPTSGQHVLQGPGEGAGILDIGDGQAVVFKAESHNHPSAVEPYEGAATGVGGIIRDIFSMGATPIALLNSLRFGELTDDHTKYLVQEVVAGIGGYGNCIGIPTVGGEIGFDPCYQTNPLVNAMCVGVIDQKDIQQGKARGAGNSVFYVGAKTGRDGIHGATFASDEFADGKATQRSAVQVGDPFMEKLLMDACLELILKHPDWLVGIQDMGAAGLVSSTAEMAEKAGTGMILNLDLVPQRETEMSAYEIMLSESQERMALCVKAGHETDVVALFERYDLDAVRIGEVTESQQYQLWHGGQLVADLPVAALTSDAPIYHKAQTEPARIAEFKAMAPYQSVINDVKRTWLDLLGQSTIADKRSLYSHYDAQVKTNTVVLPGSDAAVVRIRGTKKALAMTTDCNGRYLYLDPKVGGQVAVAEAARNIVAAGGQPLGITDCLNYGNPEKPEVFWEFDQSAQGIAAACEVFDTPVISGNVSFYNEFNGEAIYPTPMIGMVGLIRDTADITTQDFKSAGDLIYLVGQTDTNLAGSELQNMLTGKVAGRLSGFSLATEKASQDCVLAAIQKGWVTSAHDLSEGGFAVALAEMTFKEQLGCRVQVPLNQQQLFVETQSRFIITVRPENQTAFEAFCQDQAQLIGTVSATPIMQVQTTESTVELSVTEAKLSWETAIPCQMK; this is encoded by the coding sequence ATAACCGTGTTAAAGCAACCAACAGCGGCAGAAATCCAAGCCACCAAGCTTTATCAGCAATGGGGGTTATCAGATGATGAATATGAATTGATTCGTACTAAAATTCTAAAACGGTTGCCGAATTATACGGAGACCGGGTTATTTTCAGTGATGTGGAGTGAACATTGCTCATATAAAAATTCGAAGCCGGTTTTGAAAAAATTTCCAACAAGTGGTCAGCACGTGTTGCAAGGCCCAGGTGAAGGCGCTGGGATTTTGGATATTGGCGATGGTCAAGCAGTGGTCTTTAAAGCTGAAAGCCATAACCATCCCTCAGCAGTCGAACCCTATGAAGGGGCGGCCACCGGTGTCGGCGGTATTATTCGGGATATTTTTTCGATGGGCGCGACGCCGATTGCGCTTTTGAACAGTCTGCGCTTTGGTGAATTGACGGATGACCACACGAAATACCTTGTTCAAGAAGTTGTGGCTGGAATCGGCGGGTACGGTAATTGTATCGGGATTCCAACGGTCGGTGGTGAAATCGGATTTGATCCATGTTATCAGACTAATCCACTCGTCAACGCGATGTGCGTTGGTGTCATCGACCAAAAGGATATTCAGCAAGGTAAAGCGCGTGGTGCTGGCAATAGTGTGTTCTACGTCGGGGCTAAAACCGGCCGCGATGGGATTCACGGGGCCACTTTTGCATCGGATGAATTTGCAGATGGCAAGGCGACCCAACGCTCAGCAGTCCAAGTGGGTGATCCGTTTATGGAAAAACTATTAATGGATGCTTGTTTGGAATTAATTTTGAAGCATCCAGATTGGCTAGTCGGCATCCAGGATATGGGTGCGGCGGGCTTAGTTTCTTCAACAGCGGAAATGGCTGAAAAGGCAGGTACTGGGATGATTCTCAATCTTGATCTTGTGCCACAACGAGAAACAGAGATGTCCGCTTATGAAATCATGCTTTCTGAATCGCAAGAACGGATGGCGCTTTGTGTTAAAGCTGGTCATGAAACAGATGTGGTTGCCTTGTTTGAACGATATGATCTGGATGCGGTCCGGATTGGTGAAGTGACTGAGAGTCAACAATATCAATTGTGGCATGGTGGGCAATTAGTGGCCGATTTGCCAGTGGCGGCTTTAACGAGTGATGCGCCGATTTATCATAAAGCACAAACTGAACCAGCACGCATCGCTGAATTTAAAGCGATGGCGCCTTATCAGTCGGTGATTAATGATGTTAAACGAACATGGCTCGATTTATTGGGCCAATCCACGATTGCTGACAAACGCTCGCTATACAGCCACTATGATGCACAAGTGAAGACCAATACCGTCGTTTTACCAGGAAGCGATGCGGCGGTCGTCCGAATTCGTGGGACTAAAAAAGCGCTCGCGATGACGACGGATTGTAACGGGCGTTACTTATACCTCGATCCAAAAGTCGGTGGGCAAGTGGCAGTTGCCGAAGCAGCACGGAATATCGTTGCGGCAGGGGGCCAACCACTGGGAATTACGGATTGTTTGAACTATGGCAATCCGGAAAAGCCAGAGGTATTCTGGGAATTTGATCAAAGTGCCCAAGGGATTGCGGCGGCCTGCGAGGTTTTCGATACGCCGGTCATCTCTGGTAATGTTTCTTTTTATAACGAATTCAATGGCGAAGCGATTTATCCAACACCGATGATTGGGATGGTCGGTTTGATTCGAGATACAGCCGACATCACGACGCAAGATTTTAAGTCAGCGGGGGATTTAATCTACCTCGTTGGCCAGACGGATACGAATTTAGCGGGTTCGGAACTCCAAAATATGTTGACGGGCAAAGTTGCAGGACGATTAAGCGGCTTTTCGTTAGCCACTGAAAAAGCGAGTCAAGATTGCGTCTTAGCAGCGATTCAAAAGGGCTGGGTGACTAGCGCACATGATTTATCAGAGGGTGGTTTTGCGGTTGCGTTAGCCGAAATGACTTTTAAAGAACAACTCGGCTGCCGCGTGCAAGTCCCCCTTAATCAACAACAGTTATTTGTTGAAACGCAATCCCGCTTTATCATCACGGTTCGGCCAGAAAATCAGACGGCGTTTGAAGCGTTCTGTCAAGATCAGGCGCAATTAATTGGGACGGTCTCGGCCACGCCAATTATGCAAGTGCAAACGACTGAATCAACTGTTGAGTTATCGGTGACTGAAGCGAAGTTAAGTTGGGAGACGGCGATACCATGTCAAATGAAATAA
- a CDS encoding ribosomal-processing cysteine protease Prp has protein sequence MIQADFTVNADSKIISFQITGHADSGPYGSDIVCAAVSAVSIGTINSLQKLAGFEPEVEADNLNGGLLTCQIPATVSGQALATAQILLQNLQLTLEDITQQYGQYIQVQTKRK, from the coding sequence ATGATTCAAGCTGACTTTACGGTCAATGCCGATTCGAAAATTATTTCTTTTCAAATTACGGGTCATGCCGACTCGGGTCCTTACGGGAGTGATATCGTCTGTGCAGCTGTTTCTGCTGTCTCAATCGGGACAATCAACAGTTTGCAAAAGCTTGCTGGTTTTGAACCAGAGGTAGAAGCAGATAACCTGAATGGTGGTTTGTTAACTTGTCAGATTCCGGCAACGGTTTCGGGCCAAGCTTTAGCGACAGCTCAGATTCTCTTGCAGAATTTGCAGTTGACGCTTGAAGATATTACGCAACAATACGGGCAGTACATTCAAGTACAAACAAAACGTAAATAG
- the purM gene encoding phosphoribosylformylglycinamidine cyclo-ligase codes for MTNAYQKAGVDVTAGYEVVRRIQKQVGATNQNIGRFGGQFALAMGQYENPVLVSSTDGVGTKLMVAFAADAHATIGIDCVAMCVNDIVAQGAKPLYFLDYLAAGQTQPDKIEQIVSGVVAGCQAADMLLIGGETAEMPGMYAEKHYDLAGFAVGIADQAQLITGETIQTGDVLIGIASSGIHSNGYSLVRQIFFEQHGLSVDSHLPELPGQTLGEWLLTPTRIYTQACQPFIEQGFIKGAAHITGGGFIENIPRMLPDNVMAEIQLGTWPSLPIFAALKQYGQLDALEMYNIFNMGIGMVLAVAPEKAAQVLAQLNAEQEQAYRIGSVKPRQENAIELVG; via the coding sequence ATGACAAATGCTTACCAAAAAGCCGGGGTGGATGTGACAGCCGGTTACGAAGTGGTTCGTCGGATTCAAAAGCAGGTCGGCGCAACCAATCAAAATATTGGTCGCTTCGGTGGTCAGTTTGCCTTAGCGATGGGGCAGTATGAAAATCCGGTGCTCGTTTCAAGTACCGATGGGGTCGGGACCAAGTTGATGGTTGCTTTTGCAGCTGATGCACACGCGACCATCGGGATTGATTGTGTCGCGATGTGTGTCAATGACATTGTTGCCCAAGGCGCTAAGCCACTTTATTTCTTAGATTACTTAGCGGCTGGTCAAACGCAGCCGGATAAGATCGAACAAATTGTCAGCGGCGTTGTTGCAGGCTGCCAAGCTGCTGACATGCTGTTAATCGGTGGTGAAACGGCCGAGATGCCGGGTATGTATGCTGAAAAACATTATGATTTAGCGGGTTTTGCAGTCGGAATTGCTGATCAAGCTCAATTAATTACTGGTGAAACGATTCAAACAGGGGATGTATTAATCGGAATCGCGTCCAGTGGGATTCATTCGAATGGCTACTCACTTGTGCGCCAAATTTTCTTCGAACAACATGGGTTGTCCGTCGACAGTCACTTACCCGAATTGCCTGGTCAGACACTCGGTGAATGGCTATTAACACCAACGCGGATTTATACACAAGCATGTCAGCCGTTTATCGAACAAGGCTTTATTAAGGGCGCGGCCCACATTACTGGTGGAGGCTTTATTGAAAATATACCGCGGATGTTGCCTGACAACGTGATGGCCGAAATTCAATTGGGAACATGGCCAAGCTTACCGATTTTTGCGGCACTTAAACAATATGGGCAATTGGATGCACTCGAGATGTATAACATTTTTAACATGGGGATCGGGATGGTCTTAGCCGTCGCACCAGAAAAAGCGGCACAAGTCCTCGCCCAATTGAACGCTGAACAAGAACAAGCTTACCGAATTGGGTCGGTTAAACCGCGACAAGAAAATGCAATAGAATTGGTGGGTTGA
- the efp gene encoding elongation factor P, translated as MLSVNDFKNGLTIEFDNNLWRIVEFQHVKPGKGGAFVRSKLKNLRTGANQEKTFRSTEKVEKAIIDTKSMQYLYADGDNHVFMDTETYEQLELPAAQINDELKYLKENMQVSIMMYGSETLGVELPNTVDLAVAATEPGVRGDTSSGGTKPATLETGLVVQVPFFVNEGDLLTINTSDGSYISRA; from the coding sequence ATGTTATCAGTAAATGATTTTAAAAATGGCTTGACCATTGAATTTGACAACAACCTATGGCGGATTGTTGAATTCCAACATGTTAAACCAGGTAAGGGTGGCGCTTTTGTCCGCTCAAAACTTAAGAATTTAAGAACGGGTGCCAATCAAGAAAAGACATTCCGTTCAACTGAAAAAGTTGAAAAAGCAATCATTGATACAAAATCAATGCAATATCTTTATGCAGATGGTGACAACCACGTCTTCATGGATACTGAAACTTACGAACAATTAGAATTACCAGCAGCACAAATCAATGATGAATTGAAATACTTGAAAGAAAATATGCAAGTTTCTATCATGATGTATGGTAGTGAAACCTTAGGGGTTGAATTACCAAACACGGTTGATTTAGCAGTGGCTGCAACAGAACCTGGTGTTCGTGGTGATACATCTTCGGGTGGTACTAAACCAGCAACACTTGAAACTGGCTTAGTGGTCCAAGTACCGTTTTTCGTTAACGAAGGTGATTTGTTAACGATTAACACATCTGATGGGAGTTACATCTCACGGGCATAG
- the purH gene encoding bifunctional phosphoribosylaminoimidazolecarboxamide formyltransferase/IMP cyclohydrolase yields the protein MKRALVSVSDKTGIIEFAKGLIAAGYEVISTGGTFKVLQEAQVPVIAIDEVTHFPEMLDGRVKTLHPNIHGGLLAKRDEPTHMAALAAHDIQTIDLVCVNLYPFKETIQKPGITEAQAVEQIDIGGPSMLRSAAKNFKSVYVVVDQQDYAQVLEHVVDEGQAAVDYRRYLAAKAFRHTAAYDSLIAGYLTEAVGIEFPEKLTRSYDFKQALRYGENAHQKAAFYQSSLPTAFSIASAVQLHGKELSYNNIKDADAAVKVVAEFSEPCVVAMKHMNPCGVGLGATIYEAWQKAYAADPVSIFGGIIALNREVDVQTAEELHSLFLEIIIAPSYTPEALAILEKKKNLRVMTLDFEAAKQADRFEMVSVLGGLLVQERDRVTDQASELKVVTDKTPTADEQAAMLFAQRVVKHVKSNAIVVATKDQTLGIGAGQMNRVGSVKIAIEQAEANGLKAPFVLASDAFFPMDDSVEYAAEHGVTAVIQPGGSIKDQDSIDMANQKGISMVTTGRRHFKH from the coding sequence ATGAAAAGAGCGTTGGTCAGTGTTTCAGATAAAACAGGAATTATTGAATTTGCTAAAGGATTAATAGCAGCTGGTTACGAGGTGATCTCAACAGGCGGGACATTCAAGGTATTACAAGAAGCGCAAGTACCAGTAATTGCGATTGATGAAGTCACTCATTTCCCAGAAATGTTGGATGGACGGGTTAAAACACTTCATCCCAATATTCATGGTGGCTTGCTTGCCAAACGCGACGAACCAACACACATGGCCGCTTTAGCAGCCCATGACATCCAGACAATCGATTTAGTTTGTGTCAATCTGTATCCTTTTAAAGAAACAATTCAAAAACCAGGGATTACTGAAGCGCAAGCTGTAGAACAAATTGATATTGGCGGGCCTTCAATGTTGCGTTCTGCCGCTAAAAACTTCAAATCAGTGTACGTGGTCGTTGATCAACAAGATTACGCGCAAGTCCTCGAACACGTCGTCGATGAGGGGCAAGCTGCAGTTGATTACCGTCGTTATTTAGCAGCCAAGGCATTCCGCCACACGGCAGCTTATGATAGCTTAATTGCCGGTTATTTAACCGAAGCAGTCGGCATCGAATTCCCTGAAAAATTAACACGTTCATACGACTTTAAACAAGCGTTGCGCTATGGGGAAAATGCCCATCAAAAAGCAGCGTTCTATCAAAGCAGTTTACCAACGGCTTTCTCGATTGCCTCAGCGGTACAATTACACGGGAAAGAATTATCGTATAACAACATTAAAGATGCGGATGCGGCGGTTAAAGTGGTCGCAGAATTCAGCGAACCTTGTGTGGTTGCGATGAAACATATGAATCCGTGTGGCGTCGGCTTGGGTGCAACCATCTATGAAGCTTGGCAAAAAGCCTACGCGGCCGATCCAGTATCGATTTTCGGGGGGATCATTGCCTTGAATCGTGAAGTGGATGTTCAAACAGCCGAAGAATTACACAGTTTATTCTTAGAAATTATCATCGCACCAAGCTACACCCCAGAAGCGTTAGCCATTTTAGAAAAGAAGAAGAATTTACGCGTCATGACGCTTGATTTTGAGGCTGCTAAGCAAGCGGATCGCTTCGAAATGGTTTCTGTTTTAGGCGGCTTACTCGTGCAAGAACGTGATCGGGTGACTGATCAAGCATCTGAATTGAAGGTTGTGACGGACAAAACACCAACGGCTGATGAACAAGCTGCGATGTTATTTGCCCAACGTGTGGTTAAACACGTTAAGAGTAATGCCATCGTGGTCGCAACAAAGGACCAAACCCTCGGCATTGGTGCGGGGCAAATGAATCGGGTGGGCTCTGTGAAGATTGCAATCGAACAAGCGGAAGCCAATGGATTAAAAGCACCGTTCGTCTTAGCATCTGACGCCTTTTTCCCAATGGATGACAGCGTTGAATACGCCGCAGAACATGGTGTGACAGCTGTTATTCAACCTGGTGGTTCGATTAAGGATCAAGATTCAATCGACATGGCCAACCAAAAAGGAATCAGTATGGTGACGACTGGTCGCCGTCATTTCAAACACTAG
- the purF gene encoding amidophosphoribosyltransferase, whose translation MSNEIKSLNEECGVFGIWGSPEANQMTYFGLHSLQHRGQEGAGIVTNDHGHLMGYRNRGLLADVFRKPEHLTQLTGDAAIGHVRYATAGSHGLENIQPFLFDFATDQFALAHNGNLTNAVTLRRMLEQSGAILKSSSDSEILMHLIRRAEGPDLHAQIKTALQQIRGGFAYLLLTQDSLIAMLDPNGFRPLSIGRLANGGYVVASETCALNTVQATFIRDVQPGEIVTIDADGLHSDFFTTETTHSICSMEYIYFARPDSDICGINVHAARKRMGKQLARETAVDADMVIGVPNSSLSAASGYAEESGLPYEMGLVKNQYVGRTFIEPTQALREQGVNRKLAVVKSVVAGKRIVLVDDSIVRGTTSKHIVKRLKEAGALSVHLRIASPPLKYPCFYGIDIQTRDELIAAHQSIAEMCATIGADSLGFLSEQGLIDAIGLQQDAPYSGLCMAYFNGDYPTPLYDYEAAYQASLKADKEQQS comes from the coding sequence ATGTCAAATGAAATAAAAAGTTTAAATGAAGAATGTGGTGTTTTTGGGATTTGGGGTAGTCCAGAAGCAAACCAAATGACTTATTTTGGCTTGCATAGTTTGCAACATCGTGGGCAAGAAGGTGCCGGCATTGTCACTAATGATCACGGGCACTTAATGGGTTATCGCAATCGTGGTTTGTTGGCGGATGTTTTCCGCAAACCGGAGCACTTAACCCAACTAACCGGGGACGCGGCAATCGGTCATGTCCGTTATGCGACCGCTGGTAGTCACGGTTTAGAAAATATTCAGCCGTTCCTATTCGATTTTGCAACCGATCAATTCGCACTTGCACACAATGGTAATTTAACCAACGCGGTCACACTGCGCCGCATGCTTGAACAATCGGGGGCCATCTTAAAATCGAGCTCTGATTCTGAAATTCTGATGCATCTGATTCGACGTGCAGAAGGGCCTGATTTGCACGCGCAAATTAAGACGGCCCTTCAACAAATTCGTGGGGGCTTTGCCTACCTATTATTAACGCAAGATTCATTGATTGCGATGCTTGATCCCAACGGCTTTCGACCACTCTCGATTGGACGTTTAGCAAACGGGGGCTACGTTGTGGCCAGTGAAACCTGTGCGCTCAATACCGTTCAAGCAACTTTTATCCGAGATGTGCAGCCAGGCGAAATTGTGACGATTGATGCGGACGGGTTACATTCTGACTTCTTCACAACCGAAACCACGCATTCAATCTGTTCAATGGAATATATCTACTTTGCTCGCCCGGATTCTGATATCTGTGGGATTAACGTCCATGCGGCCCGCAAACGAATGGGGAAACAGTTAGCACGCGAAACCGCAGTTGATGCGGATATGGTAATTGGGGTGCCGAATTCATCGTTATCGGCCGCTAGTGGCTATGCCGAGGAAAGTGGTTTGCCGTATGAAATGGGCCTCGTTAAAAATCAATACGTGGGGCGGACGTTCATTGAACCAACGCAAGCCCTTCGTGAACAAGGGGTAAACCGCAAACTCGCCGTGGTTAAAAGTGTTGTGGCTGGTAAACGAATCGTTTTAGTGGATGACTCGATTGTGCGTGGGACGACCAGCAAGCACATCGTGAAACGTTTGAAAGAAGCGGGCGCATTATCCGTGCATTTGCGGATTGCGTCCCCACCATTGAAGTACCCTTGTTTTTATGGGATTGATATTCAAACACGTGATGAACTGATTGCCGCGCATCAAAGTATTGCTGAGATGTGTGCCACGATTGGCGCGGATTCACTTGGCTTTTTGAGTGAACAGGGATTAATCGACGCGATTGGGTTACAGCAAGATGCGCCGTATTCCGGATTATGTATGGCGTATTTCAACGGCGACTATCCAACGCCACTTTATGACTATGAAGCTGCCTATCAGGCAAGTTTAAAAGCAGATAAGGAGCAACAATCATGA
- a CDS encoding TetR/AcrR family transcriptional regulator, with product MVRETDLRAQDPRVQRTKQQLRQALIILLKDSTPKGISIQAITKQAAITRGTFYLHYEDKVDFIRTAVADLVADFYQQVTVVVDQTYRQVSLQALFEYVEQQQAAFKVFYKNEATLHFQAQLTESMRQLMQDYVAKRYNQTSQADQIEMSITIDYLAGASLALVFKWVNDGLVYSPRYMAKMLYQLVQTPNTTFDVAQFFVEA from the coding sequence ATGGTTCGTGAGACAGATTTACGAGCGCAAGATCCACGTGTTCAACGAACAAAGCAACAATTACGTCAAGCCCTCATTATCTTGCTGAAAGACAGTACGCCAAAGGGGATTTCGATTCAAGCAATCACCAAGCAAGCGGCAATTACTCGCGGGACCTTTTATCTCCATTATGAAGATAAAGTGGATTTCATCCGAACCGCGGTGGCCGATTTGGTGGCCGATTTTTATCAGCAAGTGACTGTAGTGGTCGATCAGACATATCGTCAGGTCAGTTTACAGGCACTTTTTGAATATGTTGAACAACAACAAGCTGCTTTTAAAGTGTTCTATAAAAATGAGGCGACGCTTCACTTTCAGGCACAACTGACTGAATCAATGCGCCAATTAATGCAGGATTACGTGGCTAAGCGCTATAATCAGACTTCACAGGCTGATCAAATTGAGATGAGTATTACGATTGATTATTTAGCGGGGGCCAGTTTAGCGTTGGTCTTTAAGTGGGTCAATGACGGGCTTGTGTATTCACCACGCTACATGGCTAAGATGTTATACCAATTGGTACAAACACCTAATACGACGTTCGATGTCGCACAATTTTTTGTCGAGGCGTAA
- the rplU gene encoding 50S ribosomal protein L21, whose product MYAIIKTGGKQYKVEAGQAIYVEKLAAEAGEKVTFDQVILVGGETTKVGTPNIDGVTVDGTVEKQGREKKVVTFKYKPKKHSHQKKGHRQPYTKVMIDAINA is encoded by the coding sequence ATGTACGCAATTATCAAAACAGGTGGCAAACAATATAAGGTAGAAGCTGGTCAAGCAATCTACGTTGAAAAGTTAGCCGCAGAAGCTGGCGAAAAAGTAACTTTTGATCAAGTTATTTTAGTTGGTGGTGAAACAACTAAGGTTGGTACACCAAACATTGATGGTGTTACTGTTGATGGTACTGTTGAAAAACAAGGGCGCGAAAAGAAAGTTGTTACTTTCAAATACAAACCTAAGAAACACAGTCATCAAAAGAAGGGTCATCGTCAACCATATACTAAAGTGATGATCGACGCTATCAACGCCTAA